A single genomic interval of Spinacia oleracea cultivar Varoflay chromosome 6, BTI_SOV_V1, whole genome shotgun sequence harbors:
- the LOC130463437 gene encoding protein FAR1-RELATED SEQUENCE 5-like has translation MELAVMDNSEALFESNSGILSTLMSELNKEVSLFVEGSESMLMMKEAKNEDEAYDLYNEYAFSKGFGIRVGKGRKRQNSELYTMKRFLCSCEGVKDEKRKRTRSYARLDTRTGCTAFVQFSIGKDGVWTVVNHNMIHNHAMVPLNKRHLIRSQRKVSNEALYFMSTLKASGVKVSDTLRVLRKEVGGSPMVGFTASDAYNALSRAKANKLEGHDCHQLIKYFAQRNSSEEGFYYDFELSEEDGLLSFFWRDGRMKRDYDYFGDFIGF, from the exons ATGGAGCTCGCAGTTATGGATAATTCTGAAGCTCTTTTCGAATCTAATTCTGGAATTTTAAGTACATTGATGTCAGAAT TGAATAAGGAAGTAAGTCTTTTTGTTGAAGGGTCAGAATCTATGTTAATGATGAAGGAAGCTAAAAATGAAGACGAAGCTTATGATTTGTATAATGAATATGCTTTTAGTAAAGGTTTTGGTATTAGGGTTGGGAAAGGTCGGAAACGTCAAAACAGTGAACTTTATACTATGAAACGGTTCTTGTGTAGCTGCGAAGGGGTTAAAGATGAAAAAAGGAAGAGAACAAGGTCTTATGCTAGATTGGATACGCGTACTGGGTGTACTGCTTTTGTTCAGTTTTCTATTGGTAAGGATGGTGTGTGGACGGTTGTGAATCATAATATGATTCATAATCATGCTATGgttcctctaaataagaggcaTTTGATAAGATCACAAAGGAAGGTTAGTAATGAGGCTCTTTACTTTATGTCTACTTTAAAAGCTAGTGGTGTTAAAGTGTCTGATAccttgagggttttgaggaaagAAGTAGGCGGATCTCCTATGGTTGGTTTTACAGCTAGTGATGCTTATAATGCTTTATCACGTGCAAAAGCTAATAAACTTGAAGGTCATGACTGTCATCAGTTAATCAAGTATTTTGCTCAGAGAAATTCCAGTGAAGAAGGTTTTTATTATGACTTTGAGCTTAGTGAAGAAGATGGACTTTTAAGTTTCTTTTGGCGTGATGGTAGGATGAAGAGAGATTATGATTATTTTGGGGATTTTATTGGTTTTTGA